Proteins encoded by one window of Candidatus Kuenenbacteria bacterium:
- a CDS encoding F0F1 ATP synthase subunit alpha has product MKINKEEILKELRQQLANFRATAGEEQVGRVVEVGDGIARLAGLNQVRMSEMIEFKKEGRESIYGVALNLNEGSVGAMILGDTSNIEEGDTAYATGRILEVPVGDKMIGRVVNPLGQPVDGKGNIKEDSFYPVEKIAPGVITRQSVNKPIQTGLKAIDALIPIGRGQRELIIGDRQTGKTAIAIDTIINQKDKEVICIYVAIGQKESKVAKIVAELNNRGAMENTIVVVAGASDPAALSFIAPYTGCAIGEYFMDKGKDVLVVYDDLSKHAWSYREISLLLRRPPGREAYPGDIFYLHSRLLERSAKLNQDFGGGSLTALPIIETQAGDVSAYIPTNVISITDGQIYLESDLFYQGVRPALNIGLSVSRVGAAAQIKSMKQVAGKLRIDLAQFRELEAFAQFSSDLDSETKKRLELGKRLSEILKQGQYEPVPVANQVAVLYAATNGLLNEIPVEKIKEWEAGFIKYFTNNYKKTADEVVKPEGLTDKIKEDLSRAVEEFNKIFNK; this is encoded by the coding sequence ATGAAAATAAACAAAGAAGAAATATTAAAGGAATTGCGCCAACAGCTGGCTAATTTTAGGGCGACCGCCGGCGAAGAGCAGGTGGGCCGCGTGGTCGAGGTGGGAGATGGCATAGCGAGACTAGCCGGCCTTAACCAGGTACGCATGTCAGAAATGATCGAGTTCAAAAAAGAGGGCAGGGAGTCAATTTATGGTGTAGCCCTGAATCTCAATGAGGGCAGTGTGGGGGCTATGATTTTGGGTGACACCAGTAACATTGAAGAAGGGGATACTGCTTATGCGACCGGGAGAATTTTGGAGGTGCCAGTGGGAGATAAGATGATTGGTCGTGTGGTTAATCCGCTCGGACAACCGGTCGACGGCAAGGGAAACATCAAGGAAGATTCTTTTTACCCAGTGGAAAAAATAGCTCCAGGCGTAATTACTCGTCAATCAGTTAATAAACCTATTCAAACTGGGTTAAAAGCCATAGATGCTTTGATACCGATTGGTAGAGGGCAAAGAGAATTAATTATTGGTGATAGGCAAACTGGCAAAACCGCTATCGCTATTGATACAATTATTAACCAGAAGGATAAGGAAGTGATTTGCATTTATGTAGCTATTGGGCAGAAGGAATCAAAGGTGGCAAAAATTGTGGCAGAGCTTAATAATCGCGGAGCCATGGAAAACACGATTGTGGTTGTAGCTGGCGCCTCTGACCCGGCGGCTCTTTCTTTTATTGCCCCATATACTGGGTGTGCTATTGGTGAATACTTTATGGACAAAGGGAAAGATGTTTTGGTTGTTTATGATGATTTGTCAAAACATGCTTGGTCTTATAGAGAAATATCTTTGCTTTTACGTCGCCCGCCAGGACGCGAGGCTTACCCGGGCGATATTTTTTATCTTCATTCTAGGCTTTTGGAGCGTTCAGCCAAATTAAACCAGGATTTTGGCGGTGGATCGCTGACAGCTTTGCCAATTATCGAGACACAGGCTGGCGATGTTTCGGCCTATATTCCCACCAATGTGATTTCTATCACTGACGGGCAAATTTATTTAGAGTCGGATTTGTTTTATCAGGGTGTGCGGCCAGCTTTGAATATTGGTTTATCAGTTTCTAGGGTGGGAGCGGCAGCGCAGATAAAATCCATGAAGCAGGTGGCCGGTAAATTAAGAATAGACTTGGCTCAATTCAGAGAATTGGAGGCTTTTGCTCAATTTAGTTCTGATTTGGACTCAGAAACAAAGAAGAGACTGGAATTGGGGAAAAGGCTTTCAGAAATATTGAAACAAGGGCAATATGAACCAGTACCAGTGGCCAACCAAGTGGCTGTTTTGTATGCTGCAACAAATGGTCTTTTGAATGAAATTCCAGTAGAAAAAATAAAGGAGTGGGAGGCCGGTTTTATAAAATATTTCACTAATAATTATAAGAAAACAGCCGATGAGGTGGTAAAGCCGGAAGGATTGACAGACAAAATAAAAGAAGATTTAAGTAGGGCGGTGGAGGAATTTAATAAAATTTTCAATAAATAA
- the ruvX gene encoding Holliday junction resolvase RuvX, with the protein MRSTDGRILGIDFGEKNIGLAISDREQSQAFVYGTLKVSNNLFDDLKEICEKELIDKIVVGLPLSLKGEYTNKTEEVVYFVEELEIKTKLLVETQDERLSSVEADKTGSGHGRDEESARIILQSYLDKKNS; encoded by the coding sequence ATGAGAAGCACTGACGGCAGGATTTTGGGTATAGATTTTGGAGAAAAAAATATTGGGCTAGCTATTTCTGACCGAGAACAGAGTCAGGCTTTTGTTTATGGGACGCTTAAAGTGTCCAATAATCTTTTTGATGATTTGAAAGAAATTTGTGAGAAAGAATTGATCGATAAAATAGTGGTGGGATTGCCATTGTCACTGAAAGGGGAATATACGAATAAAACAGAAGAGGTGGTCTATTTTGTGGAGGAGCTGGAGATAAAAACAAAATTATTGGTAGAAACTCAGGACGAGCGATTGAGCAGCGTGGAGGCGGACAAGACGGGTAGCGGACACGGCAGAGACGAGGAGTCAGCGAGGATTATTTTGCAGAGCTATTTGGATAAAAAGAACAGTTAA
- the atpG gene encoding ATP synthase F1 subunit gamma, giving the protein MARATREIKRRIKSIKSTGKITKAMELVSAVKMRKAVDHMLSSRAYAHLAWQIVTDLAKRVNVNYHELLIERPVKKVAIVLVASNRGLCGSFNSQIVASAYKHSLDLGKEGKDKPEIEFILLGKKARDIVSKYKKQAVAEFEKPDVTLKVEEIFSLSKMIIGGYMEGKYDRVALAYTDYVSSLKQTPRIKQLLPIPKEEDVVLGSVGEWESFSKTESMDMREYIFEPSPEKVLENILPRLIETQIYQAVLESDASEHSARMMAMKNATEAAHDLIDDLTLAFNQARQAGITQEIAEISGTKAAMNNDN; this is encoded by the coding sequence ATGGCACGCGCCACCAGAGAAATTAAAAGACGCATAAAGTCAATAAAGAGCACCGGCAAGATAACCAAAGCAATGGAGCTGGTTTCGGCTGTAAAAATGCGTAAAGCAGTAGATCACATGTTGTCGAGTAGGGCTTATGCACACTTGGCTTGGCAGATCGTGACTGACTTGGCCAAGAGGGTCAATGTAAATTATCACGAACTGTTAATAGAGAGACCGGTAAAAAAAGTAGCCATTGTTTTGGTGGCCTCCAATAGAGGGCTATGCGGGTCTTTCAATAGTCAAATAGTGGCGAGCGCCTATAAACATTCTCTGGATCTGGGCAAAGAAGGAAAGGATAAGCCGGAAATAGAATTTATATTGTTGGGCAAAAAGGCTAGAGATATCGTGTCAAAATATAAAAAACAAGCGGTAGCTGAATTTGAGAAGCCAGATGTGACGCTAAAGGTTGAAGAAATTTTTTCTTTATCAAAGATGATTATTGGTGGCTATATGGAGGGTAAATATGACAGAGTCGCTTTGGCTTATACTGATTATGTTTCTTCTTTGAAGCAAACACCAAGAATCAAGCAACTGCTGCCAATACCCAAGGAAGAAGACGTCGTTTTGGGTAGCGTTGGAGAGTGGGAAAGTTTTTCAAAAACAGAGTCCATGGATATGCGTGAGTATATATTTGAGCCTAGCCCAGAAAAAGTTTTAGAAAACATTTTGCCGAGATTGATCGAAACCCAAATTTATCAGGCAGTTTTAGAATCAGATGCTTCTGAGCATTCAGCTAGAATGATGGCTATGAAAAATGCAACTGAAGCAGCCCATGACTTAATAGATGATTTAACCTTGGCTTTTAACCAGGCGAGACAAGCGGGCATCACCCAGGAGATAGCGGAAATTTCTGGTACCAAAGCAGCCATGAATAATGATAATTAA
- a CDS encoding hydroxyacid dehydrogenase, with amino-acid sequence MNKKIVVTQNLGLSEDQGIRLSKIGDVKFYKDLPKDESEWLCRCQEADIILSGKHWAKKAMLKLENKFFSFPFVGYGWLDIEKCKEKNIIVAISPGCNKDAVAEWMVGFMINLLRQQYLFINMAKEGSYAGEAAKTIGLRDKKVSVLGKGHVGSKVGKICEAFDMVVEYFVRGDDLFKKTQYADVVFNCLSHNPTTEKLLDDNFFINLKEGAYFISATSDEVFDTDGLMHALDSGHLAGAGIDAGSVSVGDCTNLYYLKLARHGKILATPHVAYNTDITNLICGDMMIENVEAWVNGQPINLVTR; translated from the coding sequence ATGAATAAGAAGATAGTGGTCACACAAAATTTAGGTTTGTCGGAAGATCAAGGGATTAGATTGAGTAAAATTGGTGATGTTAAATTTTATAAGGATTTGCCTAAAGATGAGAGCGAATGGCTTTGCAGATGTCAAGAGGCTGATATTATTTTGTCCGGCAAACACTGGGCGAAGAAAGCTATGCTTAAGTTGGAAAATAAATTTTTTTCCTTCCCTTTTGTTGGCTATGGCTGGTTAGATATTGAAAAATGTAAAGAAAAAAATATTATAGTAGCTATATCACCCGGTTGCAATAAAGATGCTGTTGCTGAGTGGATGGTGGGTTTTATGATAAATTTATTACGGCAACAATATTTGTTCATTAATATGGCAAAGGAAGGGTCTTATGCTGGCGAAGCAGCAAAGACAATTGGCTTGAGAGATAAAAAAGTGTCAGTATTGGGCAAAGGGCATGTTGGCTCGAAGGTGGGGAAGATATGCGAGGCTTTTGACATGGTTGTTGAATATTTTGTCAGAGGTGATGATTTGTTTAAAAAAACGCAATATGCCGACGTCGTTTTTAACTGCTTATCGCACAATCCAACGACTGAAAAATTATTAGATGATAATTTTTTTATTAATTTAAAAGAAGGCGCTTATTTTATTAGTGCGACTTCAGATGAAGTTTTTGATACCGATGGATTAATGCATGCTTTAGATTCAGGCCACTTAGCTGGTGCTGGTATAGACGCTGGGAGTGTATCAGTCGGTGATTGTACAAATCTTTATTATTTGAAATTAGCAAGACATGGCAAGATACTGGCGACGCCACATGTGGCATATAATACTGATATTACTAATTTAATATGCGGTGACATGATGATAGAAAACGTGGAGGCTTGGGTAAATGGGCAACCAATAAATTTGGTAACAAGATAA
- the atpF gene encoding F0F1 ATP synthase subunit B, which produces MIIDLINIAQAAEEVSHEVEPQSLTAILGIDWKLFVAQLINFGLVLFVLWRWVYKPLVKILNERTKKIEKSLKEAEEIEKRLGETKEQQEEILASSRKEAAVILESAEKEAVENKNKMLKEAEDKINKQIDLARQRLAEEKDKIAKEIKLEVADIVEESLKKIIPEQLDNKIDKRIIKKSLEKHES; this is translated from the coding sequence ATGATTATTGACTTGATAAACATTGCCCAAGCGGCGGAAGAAGTTAGCCATGAGGTCGAGCCACAGTCATTGACCGCGATTTTAGGCATAGACTGGAAATTATTTGTTGCCCAATTGATAAATTTTGGTTTGGTGCTTTTTGTTTTGTGGCGATGGGTTTATAAACCATTAGTTAAAATTTTAAACGAAAGGACAAAAAAAATAGAAAAAAGTTTAAAAGAAGCTGAAGAGATTGAGAAGAGACTGGGCGAGACAAAAGAACAACAGGAAGAGATCTTGGCCAGTTCAAGGAAAGAAGCGGCGGTAATTTTGGAAAGTGCCGAGAAAGAGGCAGTGGAGAACAAAAATAAAATGTTGAAGGAGGCGGAAGACAAGATAAACAAACAGATTGATCTGGCCCGACAGCGACTGGCAGAGGAGAAAGACAAGATAGCCAAGGAAATAAAATTGGAGGTAGCTGATATAGTAGAGGAATCTTTGAAAAAGATTATTCCAGAGCAACTCGATAACAAGATTGACAAAAGAATTATTAAAAAAAGTTTAGAAAAGCATGAAAGTTAA
- a CDS encoding F0F1 ATP synthase subunit delta, whose translation MKVKTQEYVQLFYKLLSESEEPKQVIGDFLQLIYANGDLGKIEGIIRSFEGYYQKMEDVSVARVETVKPLDDDVRNMIKGYIKKIKPGVKRVEIEEVVEPNILGGVKITVDDILFDGTIKKQLINLKNSLIQ comes from the coding sequence ATGAAAGTTAAAACACAGGAGTACGTACAATTATTTTATAAATTATTATCCGAGAGCGAGGAACCCAAACAAGTGATCGGAGATTTTTTGCAATTGATCTATGCTAATGGTGATCTGGGAAAAATAGAGGGCATAATAAGATCGTTTGAAGGATACTATCAAAAGATGGAGGACGTATCAGTTGCTCGGGTAGAAACCGTTAAGCCGCTCGATGATGATGTCCGGAACATGATAAAGGGTTATATAAAAAAAATAAAGCCAGGCGTAAAGAGGGTCGAAATTGAAGAGGTGGTGGAGCCAAATATTTTGGGCGGAGTGAAGATAACGGTTGATGATATTTTGTTCGACGGCACAATAAAAAAACAATTAATAAATTTAAAAAATAGCTTAATTCAGTAA
- a CDS encoding AtpZ/AtpI family protein: protein MDKKDEQKDGNGSDKNQTMIALAVVGNLIYTIAIPIVLFTLLGKYLDNETGKKFTFILAGGGIGILVGMWGVYKKAEELKNRVYGENKNSSNKK, encoded by the coding sequence ATGGATAAAAAAGATGAGCAGAAAGACGGTAATGGGTCAGATAAAAATCAAACCATGATAGCTTTGGCGGTAGTGGGTAACTTGATATACACAATAGCGATACCAATAGTATTGTTTACTCTTTTGGGTAAATATTTAGATAATGAGACTGGCAAAAAATTTACTTTTATTTTAGCCGGTGGGGGTATTGGTATATTGGTTGGCATGTGGGGGGTTTATAAAAAAGCGGAAGAGCTCAAAAATAGGGTTTACGGGGAGAATAAAAATTCTAGTAACAAAAAATAA
- a CDS encoding F0F1 ATP synthase subunit epsilon produces the protein MESKKIYFEITTPEKNVYRDEVDSISLPTEMGQITILANHIPLVSSLTPGELIIRKDGKELDMAVSGGLVEVRGNNHVVVLSDTAEHAEEIDEARAEEARKRAEELLKEKRDDASEYAIVAAKLQRELARLRVARKHRNKKGMQID, from the coding sequence ATGGAGAGCAAAAAGATTTATTTTGAGATAACGACACCGGAAAAAAATGTCTACCGAGACGAGGTAGATAGTATTAGTCTGCCGACAGAGATGGGCCAGATTACTATTTTGGCCAATCACATACCGCTGGTTTCTTCTTTGACCCCAGGTGAGCTGATTATTAGAAAAGATGGTAAGGAGCTCGACATGGCAGTGTCTGGCGGTTTGGTAGAAGTGCGGGGTAATAATCATGTGGTTGTTTTATCTGATACGGCAGAACACGCTGAGGAGATTGATGAGGCGAGAGCAGAGGAAGCCAGGAAAAGAGCAGAAGAGTTATTGAAAGAAAAGAGGGACGATGCCTCAGAATATGCAATCGTAGCGGCTAAGCTGCAAAGGGAACTGGCCAGACTCAGAGTAGCTAGGAAGCATAGGAACAAGAAGGGGATGCAAATAGATTAA
- the map gene encoding type I methionyl aminopeptidase yields MTTIKKPEEIKIIAEGGKKLAKILKLVIKRAQPGINAWQLDQYAEELIIKAGGHPAFKGHAGFPGTLCISPNEAVVHGVPKKEMILKEGDIVGVDIGMRYPAVDGLYTDMARTVGVGKISDEAKKLIKVTEESFFQGIKTVREGSRVGDLGATIQEYVEKNGFSVIRSLCGHGVGYSVHEDPKVMNFGQKGTGEVLKEGVVLAIEPMVAAGHYELETLEDGWTAVTKDRKLAAHYENTIVVTKSGCKILTK; encoded by the coding sequence ATGACCACGATAAAAAAACCAGAGGAAATAAAAATTATTGCTGAGGGCGGTAAGAAACTGGCCAAGATTTTGAAATTGGTGATAAAAAGAGCGCAGCCCGGGATAAATGCTTGGCAATTGGATCAATATGCTGAAGAGTTGATTATTAAAGCTGGTGGGCACCCAGCGTTTAAAGGGCACGCAGGTTTCCCCGGGACTTTATGTATATCACCGAATGAAGCAGTGGTGCATGGGGTGCCGAAAAAAGAAATGATTTTAAAAGAAGGAGACATCGTGGGGGTTGATATTGGGATGCGTTATCCGGCGGTCGATGGACTCTATACTGATATGGCGCGAACGGTGGGTGTGGGAAAAATTTCTGATGAGGCAAAGAAATTAATCAAGGTAACAGAAGAATCTTTTTTTCAAGGAATAAAAACGGTGAGGGAGGGATCGAGAGTCGGTGATTTGGGCGCGACAATACAAGAATATGTAGAAAAAAATGGTTTCTCAGTGATTAGGAGCTTGTGCGGACACGGGGTCGGTTATAGCGTGCACGAAGATCCGAAGGTGATGAATTTTGGGCAAAAAGGAACCGGGGAGGTTTTGAAAGAAGGCGTGGTCCTAGCGATAGAGCCGATGGTGGCGGCCGGACATTATGAGCTAGAAACATTGGAAGACGGCTGGACAGCAGTGACCAAAGACCGAAAATTGGCAGCGCATTATGAAAATACAATCGTAGTGACAAAAAGTGGTTGCAAAATATTGACTAAGTAA
- a CDS encoding ATP synthase F0 subunit C, translating to MDAEVITVVAKGATMTIGGIFPAIAIGKIVSKAMEAIGRNPEAGSKLFTPMLVGAAFAEAIAIYALVVVFTL from the coding sequence ATGGATGCAGAAGTTATAACAGTTGTAGCAAAAGGCGCTACTATGACAATCGGTGGTATTTTTCCAGCCATTGCCATTGGCAAGATAGTTTCTAAAGCAATGGAAGCTATTGGCCGCAACCCAGAAGCTGGTAGCAAGCTTTTCACTCCAATGTTGGTCGGTGCAGCTTTTGCCGAAGCCATCGCCATTTATGCTTTGGTCGTGGTGTTTACTTTATAG
- the atpB gene encoding F0F1 ATP synthase subunit A: MHISLAAEPVFHIGGFPVTNSIINTWIAVLIFLAVAVALKSKKLKNVPSGLQNFLEYVLELLLGLIDGVTHNRKKSERFLPIVGTLFLFILISNWMGQLPGTGSIGWSEHGKILPFLRPGTSDLNTTLALAVFAVLTTHVYGVVTIGFFKYANKFVYLGGLWKALKTFNPMNIFTAIINFFIGIIEFFSEISKTVSLSLRLFGNIFAGEVLLTVMASLIAFIVPIPFMFLELLVGAVQATIFAMLTIVFLEVATSEAH; encoded by the coding sequence ATGCATATAAGTTTGGCCGCGGAACCAGTATTCCATATAGGTGGGTTTCCGGTTACCAATTCAATAATAAATACTTGGATAGCTGTTTTGATTTTTTTAGCCGTGGCGGTTGCTCTTAAGAGTAAAAAATTAAAAAATGTGCCAAGCGGCCTGCAGAATTTTTTGGAGTATGTCCTGGAATTACTATTGGGGTTGATAGACGGGGTGACCCACAACAGAAAGAAATCAGAAAGGTTTTTGCCAATAGTAGGTACTTTATTTCTTTTCATATTAATTTCTAATTGGATGGGGCAGTTGCCGGGCACTGGGTCTATTGGCTGGAGTGAACATGGTAAGATATTGCCTTTTTTGAGGCCAGGTACGAGCGATTTAAATACTACATTAGCTTTGGCCGTGTTCGCTGTTTTGACAACGCATGTTTATGGCGTGGTGACTATTGGTTTTTTTAAGTATGCCAACAAGTTTGTTTATCTTGGCGGGCTATGGAAGGCGTTAAAAACTTTTAACCCAATGAATATATTTACTGCCATTATAAATTTTTTTATTGGAATAATAGAATTTTTTTCTGAAATTTCCAAAACGGTTTCTTTGTCGTTGCGGTTGTTCGGAAATATTTTTGCCGGTGAGGTTCTTTTGACAGTGATGGCTTCTTTGATTGCTTTTATTGTGCCTATACCTTTTATGTTTTTGGAGCTTTTGGTCGGTGCGGTACAAGCGACGATATTCGCAATGTTGACGATAGTTTTTTTGGAAGTGGCAACGAGCGAGGCTCATTAA
- a CDS encoding nucleoside monophosphate kinase has protein sequence MYKILFIGPQGSGKGTQAQLLAEKFGLPIFSTGNILRQKVQQQDELGREIKSLIDAGYLVPDELVNKIIAEKIKTDGQKGYILDGYPRNLAQAEFLANQDELTHVIEIDLPEEETIRRVGGRRTCPECQRVYHIEHNPPEVEGLCDDDDESLVIREDETEEALKKRLAIYHEQTEPVIEFYKAKNIHHKIDGRPAIERVFEEVMSKLATSNS, from the coding sequence ATGTATAAAATTCTTTTTATCGGTCCGCAAGGATCAGGCAAAGGTACGCAGGCGCAACTTTTGGCAGAAAAATTTGGATTGCCGATTTTTTCTACTGGCAATATTTTGCGTCAAAAGGTCCAACAGCAAGATGAGCTCGGCCGAGAGATAAAAAGCTTGATCGATGCCGGGTATTTGGTGCCCGATGAATTAGTAAATAAAATAATTGCTGAAAAAATAAAAACAGACGGACAAAAAGGTTATATTCTGGATGGCTATCCGCGAAATCTGGCGCAAGCCGAATTTTTGGCAAACCAAGATGAGCTGACACATGTTATAGAAATAGATTTGCCAGAGGAGGAAACAATCAGAAGGGTTGGAGGACGAAGAACCTGCCCGGAGTGTCAAAGGGTCTATCACATTGAGCATAATCCGCCGGAGGTAGAGGGATTGTGCGATGATGATGATGAGTCGCTGGTAATAAGAGAAGACGAGACAGAAGAAGCTCTAAAAAAGAGACTGGCAATATATCATGAGCAAACAGAGCCGGTGATAGAGTTTTACAAAGCGAAGAATATTCATCATAAGATTGACGGCCGACCGGCGATTGAAAGGGTGTTTGAGGAGGTGATGAGTAAATTAGCAACTAGTAATTCGTAA
- a CDS encoding DNA recombination protein RmuC, with protein sequence MSTTLQIIILIIVAGGFGLVLFLLMKNNKPGEHKEELFRMKEEVGEMMRREIGQIREEMKGSLEKNIDFIQKQSFQTSSIVKDVTSKLEKLEATNKQVISFTDQLQNLEKVLTNSKNRGSLGEASLELILGNILPPQSYEMQYKFKNGEVVDAVVKIKDKLLPVDAKFSLENYRRILNEGNEERKRELEKEFKNDLKKRIDETAKYIRPTEDTLDFAFMFIPAEGIYYDLLINEVGAVKVDTGGLIDYAFKEKKVIIVSPTTFAAYLQTVLQGLRALQIEESAKEIRKRVEELGRHYASFDEYMKKLGNTLGTTVNTYNSAYKELNKIDKDVVKITEGERKIEPLALDKPNMGKED encoded by the coding sequence ATGTCAACAACTTTACAAATTATAATTTTAATAATTGTGGCTGGAGGGTTTGGGCTGGTTTTATTTTTGTTGATGAAAAATAATAAACCCGGTGAACACAAAGAGGAATTATTTCGGATGAAAGAAGAAGTGGGAGAGATGATGCGACGGGAAATCGGACAGATACGAGAAGAGATGAAGGGCAGCCTGGAAAAAAATATTGATTTTATTCAAAAACAATCTTTTCAAACTAGTTCAATTGTCAAAGATGTGACCAGTAAATTGGAAAAATTGGAAGCAACCAATAAACAAGTAATTAGTTTTACTGACCAGCTGCAAAATTTAGAGAAGGTTTTGACTAATTCCAAAAATCGTGGGTCACTCGGTGAGGCGAGTCTGGAACTGATCCTTGGTAATATTTTGCCGCCGCAGAGCTATGAGATGCAGTATAAATTTAAAAACGGCGAGGTGGTAGACGCGGTGGTAAAAATCAAAGACAAATTATTGCCGGTGGACGCCAAGTTTTCTTTGGAAAATTATCGGCGGATTTTGAATGAAGGGAATGAAGAGAGAAAGAGGGAATTAGAAAAAGAATTTAAAAATGATCTGAAAAAGAGAATCGATGAAACAGCCAAATACATCAGACCGACGGAAGATACTTTGGATTTTGCTTTTATGTTTATACCGGCCGAGGGTATTTATTATGATTTATTGATTAATGAAGTGGGGGCGGTCAAGGTGGATACCGGGGGCTTGATTGATTATGCCTTTAAAGAAAAAAAGGTGATTATTGTCTCGCCAACAACTTTTGCGGCTTATCTCCAGACGGTTTTGCAGGGTTTGCGTGCCCTGCAGATCGAGGAATCGGCCAAGGAAATCCGAAAAAGGGTGGAAGAGCTGGGGCGGCATTATGCCAGCTTTGATGAGTATATGAAAAAGTTGGGCAATACTTTGGGGACGACTGTCAATACTTACAATAGCGCTTATAAAGAGTTGAACAAAATAGATAAGGATGTGGTAAAAATTACTGAGGGGGAGAGGAAAATTGAGCCACTGGCCCTCGATAAGCCAAATATGGGGAAAGAAGACTAG
- the atpD gene encoding F0F1 ATP synthase subunit beta, with amino-acid sequence MTKNHQGEKEKQNNYGVVAQVIGPVVDVRFDNGGLPEIFYALEVELAKERLVLEVQQHIGGNLIRCVAMGSTDGLSRGMKVKNTMAQIEVPVGKETLGRMFDVLGETIDGIKDEVVTKERYPIHRPAPKFTEQSTKTEIFETGIKVIDLICPFVKGGKVGLFGGAGVGKTVVIQELIRNIAQEHGGRSVFAGVGERSREGNDLYHEMKNSGVLEKTTLVFGQMNEPPGCRARVALTALTMAEYFRDAESQDVLLFIDNIFRFTQAGSEVSALLGRIPSAVGYQPTLATEMGELQERITSTDKGSITSVQAIYVPADDLTDPAPATAFSHLDSTVVLTRSLAELGLYPAVDPLDSTSTILDPQIVGEEHYRVARDVQKVLQRYKDLQDIIAILGMEELSDQDKLIVARARKIQRFLSQPFFVGETFTGVPGKYVPLKETIRGFGEILEGKHDDKPEQAFFMKGSIEEVK; translated from the coding sequence ATGACGAAGAATCATCAAGGGGAAAAAGAAAAGCAAAATAATTATGGAGTGGTGGCGCAGGTGATAGGCCCGGTTGTCGATGTGAGATTTGATAACGGTGGGCTACCAGAAATATTTTATGCACTTGAAGTAGAGCTGGCCAAAGAAAGGTTGGTTTTGGAAGTGCAACAACATATAGGGGGGAACCTGATAAGATGCGTGGCTATGGGTTCGACTGATGGTTTGTCTCGTGGGATGAAAGTCAAAAATACCATGGCTCAGATAGAAGTGCCGGTTGGCAAAGAAACCCTAGGGCGTATGTTTGACGTACTCGGAGAAACAATTGATGGTATAAAAGATGAGGTGGTGACAAAAGAAAGATACCCGATTCATAGGCCAGCGCCGAAATTTACCGAGCAGTCGACAAAAACAGAAATTTTTGAGACAGGAATAAAGGTTATTGATTTAATCTGCCCATTTGTAAAGGGTGGTAAGGTCGGTCTTTTTGGCGGGGCTGGCGTGGGAAAGACAGTGGTGATACAGGAATTGATACGCAACATCGCGCAAGAGCATGGTGGCCGCTCAGTTTTTGCCGGCGTGGGCGAAAGATCTCGTGAGGGCAATGATCTTTATCACGAAATGAAAAATTCTGGCGTTTTGGAGAAAACAACTTTGGTTTTTGGTCAAATGAATGAACCGCCAGGTTGTAGGGCGAGGGTGGCTTTAACAGCCTTGACCATGGCAGAATATTTTCGTGATGCAGAGTCACAAGATGTACTTTTGTTTATTGATAACATTTTCCGTTTTACGCAGGCTGGCTCGGAAGTCTCAGCATTGCTTGGACGCATACCCTCAGCCGTGGGCTATCAGCCGACCTTGGCTACAGAAATGGGTGAGTTGCAAGAGAGAATTACTTCTACTGATAAAGGGTCTATTACTTCAGTACAGGCTATTTATGTGCCAGCAGACGATTTGACAGACCCGGCTCCGGCGACAGCTTTTTCTCACTTAGATTCGACGGTGGTTTTGACTAGATCTTTGGCAGAATTGGGACTTTATCCAGCGGTAGATCCTCTTGATTCTACCTCGACGATTTTGGATCCACAGATTGTGGGCGAAGAGCATTATCGGGTAGCGCGCGATGTCCAAAAGGTATTACAGCGCTATAAAGATCTTCAAGACATTATCGCCATTCTTGGCATGGAGGAATTATCTGATCAAGATAAGCTGATAGTGGCTAGAGCCAGGAAGATTCAAAGATTTTTATCACAGCCATTTTTTGTAGGAGAGACATTTACTGGCGTGCCAGGTAAATATGTCCCCCTCAAAGAGACAATCCGCGGTTTTGGCGAAATTTTGGAAGGCAAGCACGATGACAAGCCAGAACAAGCGTTTTTTATGAAGGGTAGTATTGAGGAGGTGAAATAA